The Mycoplasmopsis gallinacea genome includes a window with the following:
- a CDS encoding IS1634 family transposase, with protein MASVQIIKKNKTQYVRIVESYWDKETKKPKIREVKFLGKLEDLTKDNPNFIEELKESVSSKKNQKQKDRNEQILQIMNSLKLDKFKGTEIKGYGNLVYEEIINYLELPNFLNDLQKKNSRSKYDLASITKMLILTRILEPSSKRSSVEKIKKYWYKFDDSLKDIYRSLEFLQDKKADILKHLNEQFVDKINRNLTFCFYDVTTVYFESFIPDELRKFGFSKDNKVNQTQVVLGLLIDDMGIPIYYDLFPGNTSDFLTLKPVLENIKRDLGIDKITIVADRGLNSKSNLLAIKQAGYDYIMAYKIKGKENKIEGIYDLDTYKMMYEEFSVKKQDHKELFKSNNTFYEIDNKLILTFSGKRQRKDKKDRERLIKKAEKLLNLSAIKSEMKRGGKKYLKLSANEVELDHQAILKDEAADGFYGILTSHEDMDEMEIIEQYSKLWKIEESFRVMKTNFEVRPIYLSTEKTIKGHFLICFLALTIQRYLEFVLEYCGYPLPTNKIIESIKNQKLSIIPEINTYIKSEESEEFKTILKVLGLKPIETIGKCEDVKFTI; from the coding sequence ATGGCATCAGTACAAATCATCAAAAAGAATAAAACACAATATGTAAGAATCGTAGAATCATATTGAGATAAAGAAACTAAAAAACCAAAAATTAGAGAAGTAAAATTTTTAGGTAAATTAGAAGATCTTACAAAAGATAATCCAAACTTCATTGAAGAATTAAAAGAATCTGTTAGTTCAAAGAAAAATCAAAAACAAAAAGATAGAAACGAACAAATTTTACAAATCATGAATTCTTTAAAATTGGACAAATTTAAAGGAACAGAAATTAAAGGATATGGAAATTTAGTTTACGAAGAAATCATAAATTATCTAGAATTACCAAATTTCTTAAATGACTTACAAAAGAAAAATAGTAGGTCAAAATATGACCTAGCATCAATTACAAAAATGCTAATTTTAACAAGAATTTTAGAACCATCTTCTAAAAGAAGTTCAGTTGAAAAAATTAAAAAATATTGATACAAATTTGATGATAGTTTGAAAGACATTTATAGATCACTTGAGTTTTTACAGGATAAAAAAGCGGATATTTTAAAACATTTAAATGAACAATTTGTAGACAAAATTAACAGAAATTTAACATTCTGTTTCTATGACGTTACAACTGTTTATTTTGAAAGTTTTATACCTGATGAACTTAGAAAATTTGGTTTTTCAAAAGACAATAAAGTTAACCAAACTCAAGTTGTTTTAGGTCTTTTAATCGACGATATGGGAATACCGATTTATTATGATTTATTCCCTGGAAACACATCTGATTTCTTGACTTTAAAACCTGTTTTAGAGAATATAAAAAGAGACTTAGGTATAGATAAAATTACTATTGTTGCAGATAGAGGTTTAAACTCAAAAAGTAACTTATTAGCCATAAAACAAGCAGGATACGATTACATAATGGCTTACAAAATCAAAGGTAAAGAAAATAAAATTGAAGGAATTTATGATCTTGATACATATAAAATGATGTATGAAGAATTCAGTGTGAAAAAACAAGATCACAAAGAGCTTTTTAAATCTAATAATACCTTTTATGAAATTGACAATAAACTGATTTTAACTTTCTCTGGAAAGAGACAAAGAAAAGATAAAAAAGATCGTGAAAGACTTATTAAAAAAGCTGAAAAATTACTCAATTTATCAGCTATAAAATCAGAAATGAAAAGAGGTGGTAAGAAGTATTTAAAACTTTCAGCTAACGAAGTTGAGTTAGATCATCAAGCGATTTTGAAAGATGAAGCCGCAGATGGATTTTATGGAATTTTAACATCTCATGAAGATATGGATGAAATGGAAATTATTGAACAATATTCAAAACTTTGAAAAATAGAAGAAAGTTTTAGAGTGATGAAAACAAACTTTGAAGTAAGACCAATTTATCTTTCAACTGAAAAGACAATCAAAGGACATTTTTTAATTTGCTTCCTTGCACTCACGATTCAAAGATATTTAGAATTTGTTCTTGAATATTGTGGTTATCCGCTTCCTACGAATAAAATAATTGAATCAATTAAAAATCAAAAATTATCAATTATCCCAGAAATAAATACTTATATTAAATCAGAAGAATCTGAAGAGTTCAAAACTATATTAAAAGTTCTTGGACTTAAACCAATTGAAACTATTGGTAAATGTGAAGACGTAAAATTTACTATATAG
- a CDS encoding GA module-containing protein, which yields MKKIKKISKVLLCTTLPFVPVVALAATSGGESNNTSNGDRSVVNNPQVVGNVPNSIIYINKDNMTFANPQHYQYNFKDGTLKSNYYFNVGYDTNRYGNNDFSIATIKMKNETDNKFENQDQWYETEQEWEVTFNRTAPFLKREGYDFDTWSNSPRFGIVLSKSLQFVENSMEITVYKSTTSEEVFTKFKPKRMTNNLDDLEFHLNDIVTNIPVPNKYGKNWKSTLTSFNRWTTSLVTWESGPIRLEPSWQPNAKYADLFTDWGNGRSADSQPIRAYFVDHWRDELEVSLNKKGNRFLYPPKSIVDRSVKDYNRGEWPNNWQMSKKFQDNVGTILGFGYNTGAKPYHDYNDQNWFKVTFKTRKNDLRFNVKNTGGLAYVMAGFTTFDKNTNIYSFNWKAADVNPNRQNYSIEIKEFKEKDSKYKLPNSVSYQLVRPAGNGLEEAVVPEQSITLSDNGQRNNVDTWYSRIYNSFDKAANPTFWTAQYNGQNKNIFETWQLKPTISNPEEDIWDIVTTSKVDPNDSNRLIFEVKYVINDLKLKKDNLREDLKNFKNLNNSQKEFYINKLNTINDANELKKLLDKENNTGEIKDLDDKMGELKDLYEKSKNLRNGENFANYDQKYKVVFDEVLTKISTKINQNLNKEEAQGLIDEVKTLWEYYNSLEKIATLTNLTEDQKTKLNKEIQDKMADVNAQVADKVSSFKNTSSKGDSINQLMGQLATLKAAAEKAKTTNNYNLATGDKKPNFDNALAAVSGADTSVDPEQIKTLITNLRNALDQLDGEKSLNDAKTKGKEELAKLTHLNESQKTLISNKITEAHTVEQVKDLIKIEENGSKGSANLLDEQMQKLRELITSGEKATNSEDQNYTNYDQATSDKKEALDTALKNAKDNLNKVGDSLETVTDFVTKLESALNNLDGNSSLQTAKERAINAINDIQIFPNLNQSQKDALIALINSKNTLNNIQAIVGSSENNYIGTAKDLDNAMKYLKEEIAASEAIKNKDKYNNASVKVKNDFDAKFNEVSGKVNDNLTLEQATKLKEDLKNEREALDGVSSDILRNELIYKVNADSPNFDTLVFFKTFWIS from the coding sequence ATGAAAAAAATCAAGAAGATTTCAAAGGTGTTGCTTTGCACAACATTACCTTTTGTACCAGTTGTTGCATTAGCAGCAACTTCTGGAGGTGAATCAAATAATACTTCTAATGGTGATAGAAGCGTTGTAAATAATCCTCAGGTTGTTGGAAATGTGCCTAATTCTATCATTTACATTAACAAAGATAATATGACCTTTGCTAATCCACAACATTACCAATACAACTTCAAAGATGGTACTTTAAAAAGTAACTATTATTTTAATGTTGGGTATGATACAAATCGTTACGGGAATAATGATTTTTCAATTGCAACAATTAAAATGAAAAATGAAACTGATAATAAATTTGAAAACCAAGATCAATGGTATGAAACAGAACAAGAATGAGAAGTTACTTTCAATAGAACAGCTCCATTTTTAAAAAGAGAAGGATATGATTTTGACACTTGAAGTAACTCACCACGTTTTGGTATAGTTTTATCAAAAAGCTTACAATTTGTTGAAAATAGTATGGAAATTACAGTGTATAAAAGCACTACATCTGAAGAAGTTTTCACAAAATTTAAGCCTAAACGAATGACAAATAATTTAGATGATCTTGAGTTTCATCTAAATGATATAGTTACAAATATTCCAGTTCCTAATAAATATGGAAAAAATTGAAAATCTACTTTAACAAGTTTTAATAGATGAACAACTTCGCTTGTTACTTGAGAATCAGGACCTATAAGGTTAGAACCAAGTTGACAACCTAATGCAAAATATGCAGATCTTTTTACAGATTGAGGCAATGGCCGTAGCGCTGATAGTCAACCTATTAGAGCTTATTTTGTGGATCACTGAAGAGATGAGCTTGAAGTTTCTTTAAACAAAAAAGGAAATAGATTTTTATATCCACCTAAATCAATTGTTGACCGAAGTGTTAAAGATTATAATCGTGGGGAATGACCAAATAATTGACAAATGAGTAAAAAATTCCAAGATAATGTTGGAACTATTCTTGGTTTTGGTTATAACACTGGGGCAAAACCTTATCATGATTACAATGATCAAAACTGATTTAAAGTTACTTTTAAAACACGCAAAAATGACTTAAGATTTAATGTAAAAAACACAGGTGGTCTTGCTTATGTAATGGCAGGATTTACAACATTTGATAAAAACACAAACATTTATAGCTTTAATTGAAAAGCTGCAGATGTAAATCCTAATCGTCAAAATTACTCAATTGAGATTAAAGAATTTAAGGAAAAAGATTCAAAATACAAATTACCTAATTCAGTGTCATATCAATTGGTAAGACCTGCAGGAAATGGATTAGAAGAAGCCGTTGTTCCTGAACAGTCAATTACTTTAAGCGATAATGGACAAAGAAATAATGTTGACACTTGATATTCACGTATTTACAACTCTTTTGATAAAGCTGCAAACCCTACTTTCTGAACAGCTCAATACAATGGACAAAATAAAAACATTTTTGAAACTTGACAATTAAAGCCAACAATTTCAAATCCTGAAGAAGATATTTGAGATATCGTTACAACATCTAAAGTTGATCCAAACGATTCAAACCGTTTAATTTTTGAAGTTAAATATGTAATTAACGATCTTAAATTGAAAAAAGATAATCTGAGAGAAGATCTTAAAAACTTCAAGAACTTAAATAATAGCCAAAAAGAGTTCTACATCAATAAGCTTAACACTATAAATGATGCTAATGAACTTAAAAAACTTTTAGATAAAGAAAATAATACAGGTGAAATTAAAGATCTTGATGACAAAATGGGTGAATTAAAAGATCTTTATGAAAAATCAAAAAACCTTAGAAATGGTGAAAATTTTGCTAATTATGATCAAAAATACAAAGTTGTATTTGATGAAGTTTTAACTAAAATTTCAACAAAGATTAATCAAAACTTAAATAAAGAAGAGGCTCAAGGATTAATTGATGAAGTAAAAACTCTTTGAGAATACTACAATTCATTAGAAAAAATTGCAACTCTTACCAATTTAACTGAAGACCAAAAAACTAAATTGAACAAAGAAATTCAAGATAAAATGGCTGATGTTAATGCTCAAGTTGCTGATAAAGTAAGTAGTTTTAAAAATACTTCTTCAAAAGGTGATTCAATAAATCAGTTAATGGGACAATTAGCAACGTTAAAAGCTGCTGCGGAAAAAGCTAAAACAACAAATAACTATAACTTAGCTACAGGCGATAAAAAACCTAATTTTGATAATGCTTTAGCAGCTGTAAGTGGCGCTGATACATCAGTAGATCCAGAACAAATTAAAACTTTAATTACTAATTTAAGAAATGCTTTAGATCAACTTGATGGTGAAAAAAGTCTTAATGATGCTAAAACAAAAGGTAAAGAAGAATTAGCAAAATTAACACACTTAAATGAGAGTCAAAAAACTTTAATTTCAAACAAAATTACTGAAGCTCATACAGTAGAACAAGTTAAAGATTTAATTAAAATCGAAGAAAATGGATCTAAAGGAAGTGCAAATCTTCTTGATGAGCAAATGCAAAAACTTAGGGAATTAATTACTTCAGGTGAAAAAGCAACAAATTCCGAAGATCAAAACTACACTAATTATGATCAAGCTACAAGTGATAAAAAAGAAGCTTTAGATACTGCGTTAAAAAATGCTAAAGATAATTTAAATAAAGTTGGAGATAGTTTAGAAACAGTTACAGATTTTGTAACTAAGCTAGAAAGCGCTTTAAATAACCTTGATGGAAATTCAAGTCTTCAAACAGCTAAAGAAAGAGCGATTAACGCAATTAATGATATACAAATTTTCCCTAATTTAAATCAGTCTCAAAAAGATGCGTTAATTGCTTTGATTAATTCTAAAAATACACTAAATAACATTCAAGCCATTGTAGGATCAAGTGAAAATAATTACATTGGTACAGCTAAAGATCTTGACAATGCAATGAAATATTTAAAAGAAGAAATTGCAGCTTCTGAAGCAATTAAAAATAAGGATAAATATAATAATGCTTCAGTTAAAGTTAAAAATGATTTTGATGCTAAATTTAATGAAGTTAGTGGCAAAGTAAATGATAATTTAACTTTAGAGCAAGCTACAAAACTTAAAGAAGATCTTAAAAATGAAAGAGAAGCTCTTGATGGAGTATCTAGTGACATTTTAAGAAATGAATTAATTTATAAAGTTAATGCTGATTCTCCTAACTTTGACACTTTGGTCTTTTTTAAGACTTTTTGAATTTCTTAA
- a CDS encoding PTS transporter subunit EIIC: MTYDWNKIVETIDNGVGGESNISKVYHCATRFRVVVKDVNLVQKEELEKIDIAKGVNVANGEVQIIFGAGLVNKVFEKYQASHKNGANASASNEEMSKTFKWNPNSSFKDNLFLNVRAAIRAFAEIFIPLIPIFIAGGISLALESFIGAFIPSNAGSSYRTALALKAFFSLIGGGILGSLPAFVGYTAMKKYGGTPLLGLAIGIIMVAPSLMNSWSQSDFVTINFGAEVPVDAKTLKEKNVAYTLFPESWGFFNFSLIGYQAQVVPVLMIVYLGYWLEKLAKRFSHESVAILTIPLVTVIGSVFFGFWLIGPIGRYLSDAIGWLFKNMWTYTNFPFFGLGGALIAFVYPFLVITGLHQGFLPIEALLVTETTKQFGHGFTWITPIATVSNIAQGMVGFGILIAILMLKKDKQVSKVSSSAISANLGITEPALFGVNLPLKYPLLIGAIASAVGGFWLGMSQTYATSQGSASWLGNILQFSWKDGEAEKLFYAKLDKDLPWNYVIHTSMTNGVKMLIGNLITSVVAVSATVMWSLTKGKKELLKWAA, from the coding sequence ATGACTTACGATTGAAATAAAATCGTTGAGACAATCGATAATGGTGTTGGTGGTGAATCGAATATTAGCAAAGTTTACCACTGTGCAACACGTTTTAGAGTGGTTGTTAAAGACGTTAATTTAGTTCAAAAAGAAGAGTTAGAAAAAATTGACATTGCTAAAGGTGTTAATGTAGCTAACGGTGAAGTGCAAATCATTTTTGGTGCTGGTCTTGTTAATAAAGTATTTGAAAAATACCAAGCTAGCCACAAAAATGGTGCTAATGCTAGCGCAAGCAATGAAGAAATGAGTAAAACATTTAAATGAAACCCTAACTCATCATTTAAAGATAACTTATTTTTAAATGTGAGAGCTGCTATTCGTGCATTTGCGGAAATTTTCATTCCGCTTATCCCAATTTTTATTGCAGGAGGGATTTCACTTGCTTTAGAAAGTTTTATTGGAGCATTTATTCCAAGTAATGCTGGTTCATCTTATAGAACAGCACTTGCTTTAAAAGCTTTCTTTAGCTTAATTGGAGGTGGAATTTTAGGTTCTCTTCCAGCATTTGTTGGTTATACAGCAATGAAAAAATATGGTGGTACACCACTTTTAGGTCTTGCAATCGGAATTATTATGGTTGCTCCATCACTTATGAACTCATGATCACAAAGCGATTTTGTGACAATTAATTTTGGTGCTGAAGTACCAGTTGATGCTAAAACACTAAAAGAAAAAAATGTTGCTTACACACTTTTCCCAGAAAGTTGAGGATTCTTTAACTTCTCATTAATCGGATATCAAGCACAAGTTGTTCCGGTTCTTATGATTGTTTACCTTGGATACTGATTAGAAAAACTTGCTAAAAGATTTTCACATGAATCAGTTGCAATTTTAACAATTCCATTAGTAACAGTTATTGGTTCAGTATTTTTTGGATTCTGATTAATCGGACCAATTGGACGTTATCTTTCAGATGCTATTGGATGATTATTCAAAAACATGTGAACATACACAAACTTCCCATTCTTTGGACTTGGTGGTGCTCTTATTGCTTTTGTTTACCCATTCTTGGTTATTACAGGACTTCACCAAGGGTTCTTACCAATTGAAGCCCTTCTTGTTACCGAAACAACAAAACAATTTGGACACGGATTTACATGAATTACACCTATTGCTACTGTTTCTAACATAGCACAAGGTATGGTTGGATTTGGTATTTTAATTGCTATTTTAATGCTTAAAAAAGACAAACAAGTTTCTAAAGTATCTTCATCAGCAATTTCAGCTAACTTAGGTATTACAGAACCCGCTCTTTTTGGAGTTAACTTACCATTAAAATACCCATTATTAATTGGAGCTATTGCTTCAGCAGTTGGTGGTTTCTGACTTGGAATGAGCCAAACATATGCAACAAGTCAAGGTTCGGCTTCATGACTTGGAAACATCTTACAATTCTCGTGAAAAGATGGAGAAGCAGAAAAACTTTTCTATGCTAAATTAGATAAAGATTTACCTTGAAATTATGTAATTCATACTTCAATGACAAATGGTGTAAAAATGTTAATCGGAAACTTAATTACATCAGTTGTAGCAGTAAGTGCAACAGTTATGTGATCACTTACAAAAGGTAAAAAAGAATTACTTAAATGAGCTGCATAA
- a CDS encoding PfkB family carbohydrate kinase, producing the protein MNKKRDYYYEKLEKMQFLAKNPYYADRFSFQNASQVKINHKLAANSEFLNKVHISPFAGLLNDPNGLAFYKGYYYIFYQNVPQIAMHKTKLWSCFRTKDFVNFESLPILIHPSIKQDWDGVFSGGAIVEDGKLIAYYTGNTKKWLNEKDYIRGSATIMCEFDEESLSFKPKEVLFEVDKEVYTGEFRDPFPVKIDNKYYLFHGAQDKGTKKGVISIYQSEHYFKDFKLLGTLKINNFETPDAYMYECPIFFKLGNYDVLSFSTQGQKYFGGNEKNDHVLFLIGKMDFENCVFETIKVQHSDLGFDFYACQIFNNQPSEEVIYLGWAAKPQDFEIATFDDGYAHHLNFPRKLALKNGHIYQTPYFLDVLKSGIKIKLSDTFILENKAYLINFSDIQGDFNFEISNQNGDNWSIKYQNNTLICNRSNMSFLQSVDTGLIYQRNVEKISKLEIILDTSFIEIFINDGEQVFSSKYFITGEKMINTNLKGEIEELKSYNFEQLRDKTILLPGEALIDRYQIENKVVDKVGGAPLNVCGAIGLLNKNTYFLGAIGNDDEGKMIESFFSSNNLNKNYLEVLPSYKTTIANVILDASGERNFSFLRGADKEFKLDKAPSFDSLVLSSATAFLGGNLLDTYHMLTDKAVNENKIIFFDPNYRDALYSQNLEDFVSKAKYFIEKANVIKLSDQELKLIFDLEVEKINELKYQNKIFLITLGKEGTLVFLNGQTHVIPSVDAKVVDTTGAGDSFFGYFIAQFIEHDFDFANLQIKDFEHIIFKANICASFVIQKHGAIESLPSVKDIEMKFNDEYFKKQ; encoded by the coding sequence ATGAATAAAAAAAGAGATTATTATTACGAAAAACTAGAGAAAATGCAATTTTTAGCAAAAAATCCATATTATGCAGATCGATTTAGTTTTCAAAACGCATCACAAGTGAAAATCAATCATAAACTTGCAGCTAATTCTGAGTTTTTAAACAAAGTTCACATTTCACCATTTGCTGGTTTATTAAATGATCCAAATGGACTTGCTTTTTACAAAGGGTACTACTACATTTTTTATCAAAATGTACCTCAAATAGCAATGCATAAAACAAAATTATGAAGCTGCTTCCGCACTAAAGATTTTGTTAATTTCGAAAGCTTACCAATTTTAATCCATCCTTCAATTAAGCAGGATTGAGATGGTGTTTTTAGCGGCGGAGCTATCGTTGAAGATGGTAAATTAATTGCTTATTACACAGGAAATACAAAAAAATGATTAAACGAAAAAGATTATATTCGTGGAAGCGCAACAATAATGTGTGAATTTGATGAAGAAAGCTTATCATTTAAACCAAAAGAGGTTCTTTTTGAAGTAGATAAAGAGGTGTACACTGGAGAATTTAGAGATCCGTTTCCAGTTAAAATTGATAATAAATATTACCTTTTCCATGGAGCTCAAGATAAAGGAACTAAAAAAGGTGTTATTTCAATTTATCAATCAGAGCACTATTTTAAAGATTTTAAACTTTTAGGCACTTTAAAAATTAACAATTTTGAAACTCCAGATGCATATATGTATGAATGTCCAATTTTCTTTAAGTTAGGAAATTATGATGTTTTAAGTTTTTCAACCCAAGGTCAAAAATACTTTGGTGGAAATGAAAAAAATGATCATGTTTTATTTTTAATAGGTAAAATGGACTTTGAAAATTGTGTTTTTGAAACTATCAAAGTGCAACATTCAGATTTAGGGTTTGATTTTTATGCTTGCCAAATTTTTAATAATCAGCCAAGCGAGGAAGTTATTTACCTTGGTTGAGCAGCAAAACCACAAGATTTTGAAATAGCTACTTTTGATGATGGATATGCTCATCATCTTAATTTCCCTAGAAAATTAGCATTAAAAAATGGTCATATTTATCAAACTCCCTACTTTTTAGATGTTTTAAAGAGCGGAATTAAAATAAAGTTAAGCGATACTTTCATCCTTGAAAATAAGGCTTATTTGATCAATTTCAGTGATATTCAAGGTGATTTTAATTTCGAAATTTCTAACCAAAATGGTGATAATTGATCAATTAAATATCAAAATAACACTTTAATTTGTAATCGTTCAAATATGAGCTTTTTACAATCAGTAGATACAGGTTTAATTTATCAAAGAAATGTAGAAAAAATCAGTAAGTTAGAAATTATTTTAGATACTTCATTTATCGAAATTTTCATTAATGACGGAGAGCAAGTATTTAGCTCTAAATATTTTATTACAGGAGAAAAAATGATTAATACAAACCTTAAAGGTGAAATTGAAGAATTAAAATCATATAATTTTGAGCAATTGAGAGATAAAACTATTTTACTTCCTGGTGAAGCTTTAATTGATCGTTATCAAATTGAAAATAAAGTAGTTGATAAAGTGGGTGGAGCCCCATTAAATGTATGTGGAGCTATTGGTTTATTAAACAAAAACACCTATTTTTTAGGAGCAATTGGTAATGATGATGAAGGGAAAATGATCGAAAGTTTCTTTAGCAGTAACAATTTAAATAAGAATTATTTAGAAGTTTTACCTAGCTATAAAACAACAATTGCTAATGTAATTCTTGATGCTAGTGGAGAACGTAATTTTAGTTTCTTAAGAGGTGCTGATAAAGAATTTAAATTAGATAAAGCTCCAAGTTTTGACTCTTTAGTTCTTTCATCAGCTACAGCCTTTTTAGGTGGAAATTTACTTGATACTTATCATATGCTCACAGATAAAGCGGTTAATGAAAATAAAATCATTTTCTTTGACCCTAATTATCGTGATGCTCTTTATAGTCAAAATCTAGAAGATTTTGTGTCTAAAGCAAAATACTTTATTGAAAAAGCTAATGTAATTAAATTATCAGATCAAGAATTAAAGCTCATTTTTGATCTTGAAGTTGAGAAAATTAATGAATTAAAGTACCAAAACAAAATCTTCTTAATTACACTTGGAAAAGAAGGAACCTTAGTATTTTTAAATGGTCAAACTCATGTTATTCCAAGTGTTGATGCTAAAGTAGTTGATACAACCGGTGCTGGTGATTCATTTTTTGGATATTTCATTGCTCAGTTCATTGAACACGATTTTGACTTTGCAAACTTACAAATCAAAGACTTTGAGCACATTATTTTCAAAGCAAACATCTGTGCTTCATTTGTCATTCAAAAGCATGGAGCAATTGAATCACTTCCAAGTGTAAAAGATATTGAAATGAAGTTTAATGATGAATATTTTAAGAAACAATAA
- a CDS encoding Fic family protein: protein MRYKDYSKQLVNILQGQVYFENLLITKLETENILNSDFLSQNDEKFIIATNIKNAWKFIFETYDLDITPAYILQLHKILMKDLDFNYGNFRNINVNVTGSKYKPPLLIKNQYYELLEDNIENIKDIYSLPLLIAREQFFNDGNKRTATMLIQKELLKMGKIFNLDLDVCKPYRRALLKYYEELDDSYFKEVIDDNTIKLKRNKTYEYQR from the coding sequence ATGAGATATAAAGATTATTCAAAACAGCTTGTAAATATTTTACAAGGTCAAGTCTATTTCGAAAACCTATTGATTACAAAGCTAGAAACTGAAAATATTTTAAATAGTGATTTTTTAAGCCAAAATGATGAAAAGTTTATCATTGCAACAAATATAAAAAACGCTTGAAAATTTATCTTTGAAACCTATGATTTAGATATTACACCAGCATATATTTTGCAATTACATAAAATATTAATGAAAGATTTGGATTTTAATTATGGTAATTTTAGAAATATTAATGTTAACGTAACTGGTTCTAAATATAAACCGCCACTTCTTATTAAAAATCAATATTATGAATTGTTAGAGGATAACATAGAAAATATAAAAGATATTTATTCTTTACCACTTTTAATTGCAAGAGAACAATTTTTTAACGACGGAAATAAAAGAACAGCTACAATGTTAATTCAAAAAGAATTATTAAAAATGGGTAAAATTTTCAATTTAGATCTAGATGTATGTAAGCCTTATCGTAGAGCATTATTAAAATATTACGAGGAATTAGATGATAGTTATTTTAAAGAAGTTATTGATGATAACACCATTAAATTGAAAAGAAACAAAACTTATGAATACCAAAGATAA